In one Parus major isolate Abel chromosome 13, Parus_major1.1, whole genome shotgun sequence genomic region, the following are encoded:
- the THOC3 gene encoding THO complex subunit 3 produces the protein MALSPYVQAMQELFRANTRSREFPAHGAKVHSVAWSCCGRRLASGSFDKTASVFLLEKDRLVKENNYRGHGDSVDQLCWHPSNPDLFVTASGDKTIRIWDVRTTKCIATVNTKGENINICWSPDGQTIAVGNKDDVVTFIDAKTHRSKAEEQFKFEVNEISWNNDNNMFFLTNGNGCINILSYPELKPIQSINAHPSNCICIKFDPMGKYFATGSADALVSLWDVDELVCVRCFSRLDWPVRTLSFSHDGKMLASASEDHFIDIAEVETGEKLWEVQCESPTFTVAWHPKRPLLAFACDDKDGKYDSSREAGTVKLFGLPNDS, from the exons ATGGCGCTGTCGCCCTACGTGCAGGCCATGCAGGAGCTGTTCCGCGCCAACACGCGGAGCCGCGAGTTCCCGGCGCACGGCGCCAAGGTGCACTCGgtggcctggagctgctgcgGCCGCCGCCTCGCCTCCGGCTCCTTCGACAAGACAGCCAGCGTCTTTCTGCTCGAGAAGGACCGGCTG GTGAAGGAGAACAACTACCGGGGCCACGGGGACAGCGTGgatcagctctgctggcaccCCAGCAACCCTGACCTCTTCGTCACAGCGTCAGGGGACAAAACCATCCGCATCTGGGACGTCCGCACCACCAAGTGCATCGCCACTGTCAACACCAAAG GTGAGAACATCAACATCTGCTGGAGCCCTGACGGACAGACCATCGCCGTGGGGAACAAGGATGATGTGGTCACCTTCATTGATGCCAAGACACATCGCTCCAAAGCTGAGGAACAGTTCAAGTTTGAGGTGAACGAGATCTCCTGGAACAACGATAACAACATGTTCTTCCTCACCAATGGCAATGGCTGCATCAACATCCTCAG CTACCCAGAGCTGAAACCCATCCAGTCCATCAATGCCCATCCTTCCAACTGCATCTGCATCAAGTTTGATCCCATGGGGAAGTACTTTGCCACAGGCAGTGCTGATGCATTGGTCAGCCTCTGGGATGTGGATGAGCTGGTGTGTGTGAGGTGCTTCTCCAG GCTCGACTGGCCCGTGCGGACGCTGAGCTTTAGCCATGATGGGAAGATGCTGGCCTCAGCATCAGAAGATCACTTCATTGACATTGCTGAGGTGGAGACAG GAGAGAAGCTCTGGGAGGTGCAGTGTGAGTCCCCCACCTTCACAGTGGCCTGGCACCCGAAGAGGCCGCTGCTGGCCTTCGCCTGTGACGACAAAGATGGCAAATACGACAGCAGCCGGGAGGCTGGCACTGTCAAGCTTTTTGGGCTCCCCAACGACTCCTGA